One region of Peribacillus simplex genomic DNA includes:
- a CDS encoding ACT domain-containing protein yields MNKADQKFFLVREDVLPEAMKKTLDAKEMIERGKAESVWEAVQRVDLSRSAFYKYRDTVFPFHTVVKEKLITLFFYLEDRSGTLSELLRLVASSGCNIMTIHQTIPLQGRANVTLSLNTGGMTMDIDELLTKLRKMEFVEKVEIIGNGA; encoded by the coding sequence TTGAATAAGGCCGATCAGAAATTTTTCCTCGTTCGGGAGGATGTCCTTCCCGAAGCGATGAAAAAAACGCTGGATGCAAAAGAAATGATTGAACGGGGAAAAGCGGAATCAGTTTGGGAAGCGGTACAGCGAGTGGACCTAAGCAGGAGTGCTTTTTACAAATACCGTGACACGGTATTTCCGTTTCATACTGTTGTTAAAGAAAAGCTGATTACACTGTTCTTCTACCTCGAGGATCGTTCTGGTACTCTATCGGAGCTCTTACGGCTCGTCGCCTCATCCGGTTGCAACATCATGACTATCCACCAAACGATTCCTTTGCAGGGTCGTGCCAATGTTACCCTATCTCTGAACACGGGTGGGATGACGATGGATATTGATGAACTGCTTACTAAATTGCGTAAAATGGAGTTCGTCGAAAAAGTCGAAATTATTGGGAACGGCGCATGA
- the obgE gene encoding GTPase ObgE, with the protein MFVDQTKVYIKGGDGGNGIVAYRREKFIPKGGPAGGDGGNGANVVFEVEEGLRTLMDFRYQRHFKAPRGEHGMSKNMHGAAAKDMVIKVPPGTVVIDEKTKEVIADLVEHGQRAIIAKGGRGGRGNSRFATPANPAPEIAENGEPGQERDIIMELKLLADVGLVGFPSVGKSTLLSVVSAARPKIAEYHFTTIVPNLGMVETEDHRSFVMADLPGLIEGASEGVGLGHQFLRHIERTRVIVHVIDMSGLEGRDPYEDYQTINKELEEYNLRLTERPQIIVASKMDMPDSADNLAAFKEKLEEDYPVFPISAVTREGIRELLYAIADKIEETPEFPLDHEEENTGIHRVLYKHTSQSDEFNIERESDGSFAVSGFKIERLFKMTDFTRDESIRRFARQLRSFGVDEGLRQKGATNGDIVRILEYEFEFVD; encoded by the coding sequence ATGTTTGTCGATCAAACGAAAGTCTATATAAAAGGCGGAGACGGTGGTAACGGAATAGTTGCTTATCGTCGTGAGAAATTCATACCAAAAGGCGGACCTGCCGGCGGAGATGGCGGTAATGGGGCAAATGTCGTTTTTGAAGTGGAAGAGGGCTTGCGTACGTTAATGGATTTCCGTTATCAACGTCACTTTAAGGCACCCCGCGGGGAACATGGCATGTCCAAAAACATGCATGGTGCGGCCGCAAAGGATATGGTCATCAAAGTTCCACCAGGCACGGTTGTCATTGATGAAAAAACGAAAGAAGTCATTGCTGATTTAGTTGAGCACGGGCAGCGCGCCATTATCGCAAAGGGTGGCCGTGGAGGCCGGGGAAATTCCCGTTTTGCTACACCTGCCAATCCTGCACCTGAAATCGCGGAGAACGGTGAACCGGGCCAAGAGCGCGATATAATCATGGAATTGAAACTGTTGGCTGATGTCGGTTTGGTTGGTTTCCCAAGTGTAGGGAAATCCACTTTGCTTTCTGTCGTATCCGCAGCAAGACCTAAAATTGCCGAATATCATTTCACAACGATCGTTCCTAACCTCGGAATGGTGGAAACGGAAGATCACCGCAGCTTCGTCATGGCCGATTTACCGGGTTTGATCGAAGGCGCTTCAGAAGGAGTGGGCCTTGGACATCAATTCCTGCGCCATATTGAAAGAACGAGAGTAATCGTTCATGTAATCGATATGTCGGGTCTTGAAGGCAGGGATCCATATGAAGACTACCAAACAATCAATAAAGAGTTGGAAGAGTATAACCTGCGCTTGACTGAACGTCCGCAAATCATTGTAGCAAGTAAAATGGATATGCCGGACTCAGCAGATAATTTAGCAGCATTCAAAGAAAAGCTGGAAGAAGACTATCCTGTTTTCCCGATTTCTGCCGTAACGCGTGAAGGAATCCGTGAGCTTCTTTATGCAATTGCTGATAAAATTGAAGAAACGCCTGAGTTCCCTCTTGATCATGAAGAAGAGAATACTGGAATCCACCGGGTTCTTTATAAACATACATCACAGTCAGATGAATTTAATATTGAACGCGAATCCGATGGCAGCTTTGCCGTATCAGGATTCAAGATCGAACGTCTATTCAAAATGACTGATTTTACCCGTGATGAGTCCATACGTCGTTTCGCTAGACAGCTTCGTTCATTCGGAGTCGACGAAGGCCTTCGTCAAAAAGGTGCAACAAATGGCGATATCGTCCGTATCCTTGAATATGAATTTGAATTTGTTGATTGA